Sequence from the Ancalomicrobiaceae bacterium S20 genome:
AGGCGCTGCTGGTCGTCGGCATCCTGAACGCCTGGCTGCAGCGCCAGACCGCGGGTGAGGGCTTTGCCCGCGCCCGCGCGTTCCTCTGGGGCGGCGTCGGTGCCGGGCTCCTGATCGCGGTCGCCTTCGCCGCGGCGCTGATCGGCTTCGGCGACGCGCTGCCGGACGATGCCCAGCAGGCCTATCAGACCGCCGCGGTGCTGATCGCGGCGGCGCTGATCGTGCAGATGGTGTTCTGGATGCGCCGCAATGGCCGCGACCTGAAGCGCAACCTGCATGCCGCGCTCGGCGATGCCGCCGGGCGGCGCAATTGGTGGGGCGTGTTCGTGCTGGCGATGATCGCGGTCGGCCGCGAGGGCAGCGAGACGGCGGTGTTCCTATACGGAACGCTGGTGTCGGGCGCGACCTCCGGGCTCGGCGCCGAGCTCGCCGCGGTCGCGGCCGGTTTCGCGCTCGCGGTCGCCACCTACATGGCGCTGCAGATGGGCGGTCGCATCCTGTCGTGGCGGGTGTTCTTCCGCGCGACCGAGATCATGCTCCTGTTCCTCGCCGCCTCGCTGATCGTCACCGGCATCGATAATCTCGCCGATCTCGGCATGATCCCGTCCGGCTTCGCCGGTCTCGGCCGCAAGGTCTGGGACACCTCGGCGCTGCTTTCCGATGGCGGGCCGATCGGCGGTCTCGTCTCGGCGCTGACCGGCTATCGCGCCCGGCCGGCGCTGCTCGAAGTCATCACCTACGCCACCTATTGGATCGTGGTTCTATGGTTGCTGTCGCCGTCCAGGACCGTCCGCCAGCCGGCTTGACGCCGGATCGTCGGGCCGAGCAGACCGTCGATCGCGCGCTCGCGGCGATCGGCGACTGGCTCATGCGCCATCAGCGCGCGATCCGGGCCGCCCAATGGGCGGTCGTCGGCGTTTATGTGGCTCTGCTCGCGGTGCCGGCGGCGCTGCCGCTGCCGGAGCGCACGGCGCATATCTGGACCAATGTCGTCCTGTTTGCGCAGTTCGTGTTCTGGGGCATCTGGTGGCCGTTCGTGCTGGTCAGCATGGTGCTGGTCGGCCGGCTCTGGTGCGGCGTGCTGTGCCCCGAAGGCGCGCTTGCGGAAGCGGCGAGTCGGCGCGGGCTCGGTCGCGCGGTGCCGCGCTGGATCGCCTGGAAGGGCTGGCCTTTCGTCGCCTTCGCCTGCACGACGATCTACGGCCAGATGGTCAGCGTCTATCAATATGCCCTGCCGGCGCTTCTGGTGCTCGGCGGCTCGACGGTCGCGGCGGTGAT
This genomic interval carries:
- a CDS encoding FTR1 family protein produces the protein MTAQLGNIVFIIWRESVEALLVVGILNAWLQRQTAGEGFARARAFLWGGVGAGLLIAVAFAAALIGFGDALPDDAQQAYQTAAVLIAAALIVQMVFWMRRNGRDLKRNLHAALGDAAGRRNWWGVFVLAMIAVGREGSETAVFLYGTLVSGATSGLGAELAAVAAGFALAVATYMALQMGGRILSWRVFFRATEIMLLFLAASLIVTGIDNLADLGMIPSGFAGLGRKVWDTSALLSDGGPIGGLVSALTGYRARPALLEVITYATYWIVVLWLLSPSRTVRQPA